A genomic stretch from Clavelina lepadiformis chromosome 5, kaClaLepa1.1, whole genome shotgun sequence includes:
- the LOC143458599 gene encoding protein NLRC5-like translates to MAEQSTSSNLNITDAVLNQSPVIKDAQIVNINYMQPPSTSSSDEDEWNSMIKLMKLCISYLEKEGKLRLQGVSAKEEIPVVHPIIHEINYYDKDTVPVDERYDPKGPNELFKNKIIKEVCFQDLLDQRGKFISIVASAGSGKTVFSLRLAKAFSLLQRLCIHLKLMDANYEQPLTLRQLLLENMFPGHSEEFYTACFSWMQKNTDKIVLILDGLDQAQYSLEEISPKINYNACVPVKDLVFNLCRKHFFHNSLLIITSRPHAVLYLPELARPQVTYALGDLSLEDTKKLFFAFADEELWRRINTTSSQMLSMCRNPLMLQMIISSNIHPSEDIGNASTPTRLFATVMKNLTQSGHIHNTEGLDELVKRLRVLAFDATKEGKVVLTAKQLRNAQVNPATIHDIVVQLHTHGLSVNSCLFEGNTKFFFCHQTFQEHLTASYVVYGMPVEEFQVFVETSLFQEHWTVVRRFVCGLLFDLESKAVSGDLQMKKQILKKHLIQQLAIISEKLKKLDVRTLGVRQDDEALIYKLLDLYACVGEGRDSSIATKAAEHFPTTIHLPRPMNSNLIPWFCFVMKHVTKQLDELSLFFCYLDANSFHEIASVIKEMKPGQIGRMDIYGNYLQPSNIDDVMWLLRVVRDELSMWECFDGEDGRGRVANQDEINKIQSTLNKIQTGLRVHIDIGIMLHSQK, encoded by the exons ATGGCAGAGCAAAGCACAAGctcaaatttaaatattactGATGCTGTTTTGAACCAATCACCAGTTATAAAAG ATGCTCAGATTGTCAACATCAACTACATGCAACCACCCAGCACAAGCTCATCTGATGAAGATG aGTGGAATTCCATGATAAAATTGATGAAGTTGTGCATCAGTTACCTTGAGAAAGAAGGAAAGTTACGTCTTCAAGGTGTCAGTGCTAAAGAAGAAATTCCAGTCGTCCACCCAATAATTCACGAAATCAATTACTATGACAAAGATACAGTTCCTGTTGATGAAAGATACGATCCAAAAGGTCCGAACGAACTGTTCAAAAATAAGATCATAAAAGAAGTGTGTTTCCAAGATCTGTTGGATCAAAGAGGCAAATTCATCAGCATTGTTGCCAGCGCTGGTTCTGGAAAGACCGTCTTCAGCCTGAGGCTGGCAAAAGCTTTTTCCCTGCTTCAGCGTCTCTGTATCCACCTGAAATTGATGGATGCCAATTATGAACAACCATTGACTCTTAGACAGTTATTGCTTGAAAACATGTTTCCAGGACATAGTGAGGAGTTTTACACAGCTTGCTTCTCCTGGATGCAGAAGAACACCGACAAGATTGTGCTGATCCTGGATGGATTGGATCAAGCACAATATTCCTTGGAGgaaatttcaccaaaaataaattacaatgcCTGTGTCCCTGTCAAAGACCTGGTTTTTAACTTGTGTAGAAAACATTTCTTCCACAACAGTCTCCTCATCATCACATCCAGGCCACATGCAGTGCTCTACCTCCCTGAACTAGCAAGACCCCAGGTCACTTATGCTCTGGGTGACCTCAGTCTTGAAGACACAAAGAAGCTGTTCTTCGCCTTTGCTGATGAAGAACTCTGGAGGAGGATAAATACAACTTCAAGTCAAATGCTGTCAATGTGTAGAAATCCCCTGATGCTCCAGATGATCATTTCAAGCAACATCCATCCATCAGAGGACATTGGTAATGCTTCCACCCCTACAAGGCTGTTTGCAACAGTGATGAAGAACCTGACTCAAAGTGGACATATCCATAACACAGAAGGCTTGGATGAGCTGGTTAAGAGGTTGAGAGTTCTCGCATTTGATGCAACTAAGGAAGGAAAAGTTGTGCTAACTGCTAAGCAGCTAAGAAATGCCCAAGTTAACCCAGCTACCATCCACGATATCGTGGTTCAACTCCACACTCATGGACTTAGTGTCAACAGCTGTCTTTTTGAAGGCAACACCAAGTTCTTCTTCTGTCATCAGACCTTTCAGGAACATCTCACAGCATCCTATGTTGTTTACGGAATGCCAGTGGAGGAATTTCAGGTTTTTGTAGAAACATCACTGTTTCAAGAACATTGGACAGTGGTTAGAAGATTCGTCTGTGGCcttttgtttgatttggaGTCGAAAGCTGTTTCAG GAGATCTTCAGATGAAAAAGCAAATCTTGAAGAAACATCTCATCCAGCAGCTGGCAATCATTTCAGAGAAGCTTAAGAAGCTAGACGTTAGAACGTTAGGCGTTAGGCAag atGATGAAGCACTCATATACAAACTATTGGACCTGTACGCCTGCGTTGGAGAAGGAAGAGATTCGTCCATCGCAACCAAAGCAGCAGAGCATTTTCCAACAACAATCCATTTACCGCGGCCGATGAATTCAAACCTGATTCCTTGGTTCTGCTTCGTCATGAAACACGTCACAAAGCAATTGGATGAGCTCAGTCTTTTCTTCTGTTACCTGGATGCGAATTCATTTCACGAGATCGCTTCGGTCATAAAAGAGATGAAACCAGGACAA ATTGGAAGGATGGATATCTATGGCAACTATCTGCAACCATCAAACatcgatgacgtcatgtgGTTGTTGAGAGTCGTGAGAGATGAGCTGTCGATGTGGGAATGCTTCGATGGTGAGGATGGGAGGGGGCGAGTTGCTAATCAGgatgaaatcaacaaaatcCAATCAACGCTCAACAAGATTCAAACCGGCTTAAGAGTTCATATTGATATTGGCATCATGCTTCACTCACAGAAGTGA